From the Vulpes vulpes isolate BD-2025 chromosome 15, VulVul3, whole genome shotgun sequence genome, the window gggtgtatgTTGTatatgctgttctttctccagttgctttaggtgcaagattagcttgtgtatttgagtttattccaattttttgagggatgcttgtattgtaaTGTATTTCCCTAAtagaactgtttttgctgtatcccaaagattttgaatcttgtatcttcattctcattagtttccatgagtctttttaaatcttctctaatttcctggttgaccctttcatcttttagcaggatgctgtttaatctccacgtgtttgagtttcttccaaatttcttcttgtgatttaagttcaagtttcaaagcattatggtctgaaaatatgcaggcacaatcccaatcttttgttatcggttgagacctgatttgtgactcagtatgtgctctgttctggagaaagttccttgtgtatttgagaaaaatgtgtattcagttgcatttggatgtaaagttctgtaaatatctctgaaatccatctggtccagtgtatcatctAAAGCTCTTGTTtgtttggagatgttgtgcttagaagatctgtcatttacagaaagcatcatgttgaagtctcccagtattaatgtattattatctaagtatgtcttaagtttggttattaattgattgatagacttggcagctcccgcattcggggcataaatattcatgactgttaggtcctcttgttggatagatcctttaagtatgatatagtgtccctcttcatctcttactacagtctttgggataaactttaatttatctgaaatgaagattgctacccctgctttcttttgaggaccatttgaatgataaatggttctccaacctttcattttcaggctgtaggtgtccttaggtctaaaatgagtctcttgtagacagcaaatagatgggtcttgcttttcatCCAGTtttgaaaccctgtgtcttttgatgggatcattaagcccactCACGTTCAGAGTacaattgaaagatatgaatttagtgtcatcataatacctattcagtccctgtttctgtggattatttccttgggcttcttttttctttaacagagttccccttaatattttttgcagagctggtttggtggtcacatattctttcattttctgcctatgtttgaagctctttatctctccttctattctgaatgagagtcttgctgggtaaagtattcttggctgcatgttcttcttatttagggccctgaatatatcctgccagccctttctggcctgccaggtctctgtggagaggtctgctgttaatctaatagttctccccatttAATTTAGGgatcttttgtctcttgctgcttttaggattttctctttatctttggaatttgcaagtttcactattaaatgtccaggtgttgagaggtttttattgatttgggggggggaggaggctttctatctcctggatctgaatgcatGTTTCCCTCTCCAGAtaagggaagttctcagctatgatttgtttcaATACACTTTCtcgtcctctgtcccttttggcgccctctggagcCCCAATTAAaagtaggatttccttcttaggctgtcatttatttcccttagccttttctcatgatcttttaattgttttctcttttttcctcagcttccttccttgccatcaacttgtcttctatatcactcactcgttcttctgcctcattaaccCTCCAGTtcagattgcatctcatttaattgatttttaatttcgacCTGACTggatctaaattttgcagtcatgaagtctcttgaatcctttatgcttttttctagagccaccagtagctttgtaattgtgcttctgaattgactttatGACACTGTATAGtaatctaaattctgtaactctgggagagagtactgtttctgattcttttgtggtgagttctttttttagtcattttgctcagtgcagcgTGGttaaaatgagttgtactggaaaaaggaataaaagaaaaatagaaaatatggatatcctctggttctatatactgtaaatacCTTGGCTTCCCCTGGATCTTTCCACTGCTGCTCGGTGAAGAACTTTCTCTTCCggtgtccttccagctggtcttcggggggaggggcctgctgtgctgattctcaggtgtgtgcacctagGGGAGCTGCCCGCTCCCTGTCAGGTTCATGGCTCAGTGgtagctgtttatcctgtgaggcccctattccctggtggccccactgtgtcccaggcacagggtgacataAGGAGGAACAGCAACACTGGCGTCGGCCAgcttccagctctggagtcagctgcTGCAGTAACTGCTGCAGTCTCCCAGACCACACAGTCCagatgctctgggggtgggggtgctgacctgcacagcttgagGGTGTTGGCGGCAGGAGAGTCTTTGTCCTCTGTCCTCCTTGCCTCTGCCTGTTCTGGAGGGAGTGTAGGATCCTGGGGTGTGTCTGCTCGGCGCCCTGGGATTCGCGCCCTGCAATGCTGGAATCGCACTCCCAGGTCtgtggctcccgaaggcagcagggcacaggcCCTCCATTTGGAGCcgctgcctgagcttctcccaAGGCCCTGCTCGGTgcatgctccagccctttaccgagcttGGCCACGGTCTGTGTTGTGCTCTCCCTtgggtgcacttcctctgttagtgactccgggaacctggaggctccactgcccctcctgtggttctgacCAGTTTTcttgtgttgtgcccaagattgcgtatccgagaaaccaccaaggtgCCAATACgaatgcaagtacatgagggtttattaacaagctcgagcttgggtccaagtatacccaacacagcagagcagggacttggaccctgaggttaAGAGGTGTAGCAGTTTTATAGAGGCCACTTTatgagattgtaacacacacagaaatttGCATAGTCATGTCGTCCACAcacaggtggccaattgaattacaatttaccctatagtgaccgtttgaactagcctatcactctggtcagaattggtgTGCAGGTTTGGTGGGCACAAGGCGAGGTTTATTTACATTCTTTGGTGGTTAAGGATTCCGCATTCCTATATGAGCCGGTTTCGGTAAGGGTGTGCTCGGGCTTGACGAGGGTGGGGGggagtgccttaagcaataagcaggtcatgtggggttATACATGAGATGGTGGGtatagcacaaaatggagttagccctgctctgcttgtccaggggtaggggatttttgttaaattccttgggtcccaCACCCTGCTAAGTGCTTTTCCgtctgggaagaatctggtggcctgggtggctcagcggtttagggccgccttcagcccaggttgtcaatttggagtcctggaatcgagtctcgcattgggttccctgcatggagcctgcttctccctctgcctgtgtctctgcctctctctgtgtgtctctcacaaataaataaataaaaaatcttaaaaatatattttgtgtaccAGGGAATTAGGGaggcccaaggagagggagagagtcagggGAGTGGTCTGTTTTTGGAGCAGTCAGAACACAGAACATTTATCAGTGAAGTTCAGCATCTTATATAGGTGGAATTCATGCACCCTAAAACAATTATGGTAAAAGATcattgatcacagatcaccataataaatataataatgacaaaaaacaaaaaaataaaaaataaatataataatgaaaaagtttaaaatattctgagaattatcaaaatgtgacacagagacacaaaataagcaaatgctgttggaaaaatggcttTGGTAGACTTCCTTGATGCGGGGTTGCCACAAAACCTCCAATTTGTAAAGAATGTAATTATCTGTGAAGTGCCTTAgagaaaagtataataaaatgaggtatacctgtaatttttatttacccaaaggaatatTAAGAGTTACATGTAGACAAAAGTGAGGATTTCGTTTGGCAAAGtaagtttcttattttaagaacatCTTCTTGGTATAGtgaaatgcagtttttaaaatccaTAGTACCCTTTCAGTGGAGGGTTGAATTGTTGTGTCTTCTGATTTTGTGACTCCCTTTTGTGTCTATGGGTCCTTACTTTAACTTTATTGctgccttctttatttttttactttttattttattgaaattcagttagccaacatatagtacatcattaatttcagatgtagtttttaataattcatcGGTTCATATAACACCCATCACTGCCTTCTTTACCTTCACTATCAGGTTCTCAGTAGAGAACTTTCAATTTACTCCTCCTTCCCCCAGAAGCCATGTCTTCTTGAAGCTATTTCCTTACATCTTGAACAGTTTCAAGTCACTTGCTTTTGGTTTCCTATTGGCTTGTCAGTATCCTAGATCTTAAATCTCTTTTCAGCATTTTCATAATCAAgtgagattttctcttttaagggtttattttatctttgttccATCAGCCCTAGATTATCCacacctctctttcttcctttcttctttccctccctcttgccctctctctccctcctccttccccaccttcctccctctttgcctgcctgccttccttccatccttccttcctctctagcTTAACACTTTTGCTTATCTCTCACCACAGGCTTTGCAAATGAATCCCCTAGATTTGGGTATTTTTCTCCTTAAGAGGTAATTTGAAGTTAATTTTATCCATCCCCTAGTTTTGAAGGTATGAGTTACGGGTTATTTTGCTTATGTTGTTAATGTGTATGGTGTTTTGGAGGATGCATGGAGAAACTTAGATTTAGGCAACCACTGTGAATCTCTACAGCCCAGAAGTCAAACCTTCATTTTCAAAGAATAGTTTTATTGATTAGAGAATTGAAGTTTGACAAGACAGTGGCCCCAGCAGCTACACTAGCCAGCATATCTTTCCAAGGTTCTTCTTTCTTCACAGCTTTAGCTCCTCTACTTCTTGCCTCTACTAGTGTCCACTAAGTTATCTGGCTCTTCTAATATATCTAGGTTGGAAGTGTTGTTTAGATCATCAGATGTTCTCTTCCATCCTGTTGCATGTTTCAGCTGTTACCTTGAAGGAGCTGAGGCttcatattcttaatttttaagtttatccAAAATATCATGAAATCAAagatcatgaaataaaaaaatcatgatcTTTCATGATTTCATGAAATCAAAGATCATGAAACCAAAAATCAAATCACTTTTATTAAAACTTACAATATTGAGGACACCTATATCACTCCCCAGTTTGCTAGGAAGACTCACAGTACTAGCACATAGTTGCAACCATGTCTAAGATTTATTGCAGCAAAAGAGTATGAAGTAAATTATCAAAGGAAAAGTCTCATGGTTCAAATCAAGGGGAAACTAAGGACAAGCTTCCCAGCATTCTTCCCCAGTAGAGTCTCATAGGACATGCTTTATTCCTCTATCAATGAATTGTGTCAATACAACTGTGAGATATTGTCTACTGAGGAAGTGTATTAGAGACTCTTTGCTCGGGAATTTTATGAGAGGCTGttcttgtagacagcatgtaCCAAAATTCCAAACTCCCAGAAGGAAAGCTGGTATTTAGCATAAACCATATTGCTTGCACAAACAGGGTAGGTACTTTTCAGTTAGAGTGATAGGAACTCTTGAAATACAAGTTCCCAGAAGCTAGCCAAGGGCCAACCTCACAAGCAGGCCTTTGCAAAGGATGGCAGTTTGGGCCTGTTCACTATTTTCTGTAGTACATACATAGCCAACACTTACTCATCTATCTTACTAGGGAAAATTGTTGGGGACCTAGAATAGGTCAGCAGTATCGTATCTactataatgttttcttttcagcaAAACTGACAAATAATCAGTagggaggaaaataagtaaaataaaattcatgttcttTAACATTCTCAGGAAATCATCCTCAATGGAGAAAGCAAAATAAGCAGAATTCTTCTCAGTTGTAAGCTTAAGATTTTAATCTTCTaagacatttttaattgaaattatcaAAATGCCAGTGTTatgttaaataacattttcttccttcattaatTTGTGTTAATGGGTAGACAGAATGACTGTGAGAAAttatatattcacttttttttttttttttagccaaagAAAGCTGTCAAGGTAAAACCTCATCCACCTATAGCTCCTCGACCTTCTAGTAGTTCCATGGCAGCTGCTCGCCACAGATTGTTAAAGGCTCTCCCCCACATTGGGCAGTCTTGTTTACCTTCTCCTGGGAATGCCTGTCTACCTGAAACTTCCAGCAATGGGGTTTCAAGTTTGGCAACTCTGCCCTCTGCTGATAGACCAATATCATCTATCACTAGCGATTTTCTTAAGGAAGATGATAACTGGGAGAGTAACACACCGTCTCATTCCAATAGTAGTATCAAACTACCACCTCAGATACCCCATATGGAATTAGAAAATGACAAAGAGCTTGCTGATTCTGTTCTCCATCTTGGATCATCCTTGCCTAGGCAGAAAAAACATCTTTCAGGAAATTTGTTGTCTAATAATGAAGATGACactgttttattttcaacttcaAAAGAATGCATAACTGAGGAATCACTTCTACCTGAAGTGGGCTCATTTGCTACATTTACAGAAGGAAACACTGATGAACAGAGCAGTGGCTTAGAAATCACACAGAAGGTAAATCCAGAGTTCTTACTCACTAATGATGATAAAGGGTTGAAAGCTGCAGAGCAGCATCTTAAACATGTTGCAAGAATGTTGAGTGGTGAATCAGTAGAAACTACAGTTCTCAACCACCGTGAATTAAGTCCTCACAAGAACAGACTCTTGTCACCTCTTCACTGTTCTACACCAATGTCACTCCATAATTCTCTGGTGAAATCACAAAGACAGCCCAAATGTTTTGAATCTGGGAATCTTCAATCTTCTGCATCACAGAATGTGCTTCAGTCATTGGATGTTCGAAATATAATGGATTCTTCTTTCTCTAGGACTACTCGCTTTCGAGCTGTTAAAGTCGATTCACCCGGGAAAAGATCTGATATTATTTCTAAAGTTGAGGCTCGAGATATCACAAAAATGGCTAACAAGGCTTCCAAAGAGCCTGTTGGTTGTGTAAATAATATAGGTTTTCTTACTTCGCTGGCCCGGAGTGCAAGCAGAGATAGCTTACAGAGCACACGTGGAGCAGGCAGGCTTCGGACCTCTGGAATCGGGCTGTCTACAAGCCAGCATTTTAAGGAggaaaatcttaggaaaaattCTCCCCAGTTAGAacctacagatttttttctagtaAGTATTTACCTTTCAGTATGTTCTAATAGTTATCCTTAGAGTCATTCAACatatttaaagtttgttttttgtttatctaAGTAAGGAGGCCTAAGGTTGAATTCTTTACATAAGattctcttaaaatgtttatctagtttgtagaaaatatttttgacagttgaattttattttttttatttttatttttttactttgacagttgaattttaaataatgttttagtCCTAAGTTGAGAACTGTAATTTGAAAGTAATTTTGTGTAAACAATTTATGAtatatgctatttttattattttttcctaaataagaACTTTTATTTGCACTATcaaattttattctcttaatgaaaaatattaagtacAATACTACTGAATGTGAGAATCAGATTCTAAGTTAGTTTGGTTAAAAATTTGATTAAATGAAAGCCCTACagcatttccataataaaatacaaccataagagattcttaactataggaagcaaactaagggttgctggaaaggggatgggtggggggatggggtaactggtgatgggcattaaggagagcacttgatgtaaataagcactgggtattatatgcaactaaattctacccctgaaactaataatacactgtatgttaactaacttgaatttaaataaaatcttaaaaaaatacaagtatcaTGCTTAGTGATCTTTTCCTCTTCATTAGCTTACCTCTCTagatgttttgtgtttttattatagtCTGCCCGTGGTATTGGAATGAATGGAAATAACACAGCAGCAGGGAAGAGAGTAGGTAAGCTGGcagtaattttgaaaatataagccTAACAATCATTTCATTATGCATATTGTTGTATTTTCAGAGAGAAATAAGAACACTCTTTGTGGTATGTATGGAGTAAACTCTCCCTAAACTTTGTTCCacttaagaaaatttttatgagaaaatttGTAGGacatatttgaagaataaaacaaaaattgaaattgAGGTCTCTGTTGCCTGGGAAAAGATATGGTCTATGTGAAAAGACGAGAAGAATGAAGAATTAACATGTAGTTCCCAACCCTCTCAGTCACTGGCCACTCTGGAACCATGCTGGGCTGCTGGATGGGTTTGGTGAAAGTATCTAAAGAGGTATTTCTCAATATGATCCATTATCAAGGATGAACTCCTTCTGATGAACTGATTATTTCTGGataaaaaaaaggacaatccTTGAATTAGCCCTTTCCAAAGCATAGTAGCAGAAGTGGCTATGACTTTAGCACTCCCTTCTACCAATAACGCCTTAAAAGTGCACTGGCTAATCCCTATTTCAAGGGAAGTAGTTGTTATCTTTTATGGTTTAATACCCAGACTAGGGATGAGAACTCATTACCAAAGATGTACCGTGTTTATAGCCCCGGGGTTCTCAAGAATACTTTATAGAAGTTATAAAATGGATGTGACAAccaatatagtatatattatggTTATcccatgatttttatcctttgaagAGTTATTTAGGGTTTATTTTACACTGCTGCTATCTATATAAGGCCCAAAGTTTTAAAGTCTTACtatatctacttttttttcaattttttattgtggtaaatagccataacagaaaatttactgtcttaaccatttttaaacatataactccgtggcattaagtacattcgcATTAttgggcaaccatcaccaccattcatctttagaactctttttatcttgaagaacttgaaactctatacccattaacaCTAACTCCTCAacccccctcaccccagcctctagcagccaccattctactctctgtctcAGTGATTTTAATTACTCTAAGTAtcttatataagtggaatcatacagcattgtctttttgtgtctggcttacttcacttaccATAGTGTCCTCAAGGCTCATCTATGTTGTAGCGTGTGTTAGAATTTTCCATacttttttaaggctaaataatactccattgtgtgtatataagCAGTTTGCTCATTCATGTAT encodes:
- the ZFAND4 gene encoding AN1-type zinc finger protein 4 isoform X1, whose product is MFKSDLARTGIQLPTTYSRGIRKVKVMDNRKDPPFFNEDNVGPFYYKLPFYDTMELFIETLTGTCFELRVSPFEAVISVKAKIQRLEGISICQQHLIWNNMELEDEFCLNDYNISEGCTLKLVLAMRGGPINTRRVPVEDPLREMAEYMDSIRDEVWEKTSCNKQVTFLVYREGDQLNFFRVVDRGDGTLTPLSESLSGGSVYNLYTDEDEEIEPSPSGQQIIENSITMNKMKLLKAKLENMNLSKKPKKAVKVKPHPPIAPRPSSSSMAAARHRLLKALPHIGQSCLPSPGNACLPETSSNGVSSLATLPSADRPISSITSDFLKEDDNWESNTPSHSNSSIKLPPQIPHMELENDKELADSVLHLGSSLPRQKKHLSGNLLSNNEDDTVLFSTSKECITEESLLPEVGSFATFTEGNTDEQSSGLEITQKVNPEFLLTNDDKGLKAAEQHLKHVARMLSGESVETTVLNHRELSPHKNRLLSPLHCSTPMSLHNSLVKSQRQPKCFESGNLQSSASQNVLQSLDVRNIMDSSFSRTTRFRAVKVDSPGKRSDIISKVEARDITKMANKASKEPVGCVNNIGFLTSLARSASRDSLQSTRGAGRLRTSGIGLSTSQHFKEENLRKNSPQLEPTDFFLSARGIGMNGNNTAAGKRVGECTHHLPPVKAPIQTKKKAAKHCFLCGKKTGLATSYECRCGNNFCASHRYAETHGCTYDYKSAGRRYLQEANPVVNAPKLPKI
- the ZFAND4 gene encoding AN1-type zinc finger protein 4 isoform X3, with the protein product MRGGPINTRRVPVEDPLREMAEYMDSIRDEVWEKTSCNKQVTFLVYREGDQLNFFRVVDRGDGTLTPLSESLSGGSVYNLYTDEDEEIEPSPSGQQIIENSITMNKMKLLKAKLENMNLSKKPKKAVKVKPHPPIAPRPSSSSMAAARHRLLKALPHIGQSCLPSPGNACLPETSSNGVSSLATLPSADRPISSITSDFLKEDDNWESNTPSHSNSSIKLPPQIPHMELENDKELADSVLHLGSSLPRQKKHLSGNLLSNNEDDTVLFSTSKECITEESLLPEVGSFATFTEGNTDEQSSGLEITQKVNPEFLLTNDDKGLKAAEQHLKHVARMLSGESVETTVLNHRELSPHKNRLLSPLHCSTPMSLHNSLVKSQRQPKCFESGNLQSSASQNVLQSLDVRNIMDSSFSRTTRFRAVKVDSPGKRSDIISKVEARDITKMANKASKEPVGCVNNIGFLTSLARSASRDSLQSTRGAGRLRTSGIGLSTSQHFKEENLRKNSPQLEPTDFFLSARGIGMNGNNTAAGKRVGECTHHLPPVKAPIQTKKKAAKHCFLCGKKTGLATSYECRCGNNFCASHRYAETHGCTYDYKSAGRRYLQEANPVVNAPKLPKI
- the ZFAND4 gene encoding AN1-type zinc finger protein 4 isoform X2, whose product is MELEDEFCLNDYNISEGCTLKLVLAMRGGPINTRRVPVEDPLREMAEYMDSIRDEVWEKTSCNKQVTFLVYREGDQLNFFRVVDRGDGTLTPLSESLSGGSVYNLYTDEDEEIEPSPSGQQIIENSITMNKMKLLKAKLENMNLSKKPKKAVKVKPHPPIAPRPSSSSMAAARHRLLKALPHIGQSCLPSPGNACLPETSSNGVSSLATLPSADRPISSITSDFLKEDDNWESNTPSHSNSSIKLPPQIPHMELENDKELADSVLHLGSSLPRQKKHLSGNLLSNNEDDTVLFSTSKECITEESLLPEVGSFATFTEGNTDEQSSGLEITQKVNPEFLLTNDDKGLKAAEQHLKHVARMLSGESVETTVLNHRELSPHKNRLLSPLHCSTPMSLHNSLVKSQRQPKCFESGNLQSSASQNVLQSLDVRNIMDSSFSRTTRFRAVKVDSPGKRSDIISKVEARDITKMANKASKEPVGCVNNIGFLTSLARSASRDSLQSTRGAGRLRTSGIGLSTSQHFKEENLRKNSPQLEPTDFFLSARGIGMNGNNTAAGKRVGECTHHLPPVKAPIQTKKKAAKHCFLCGKKTGLATSYECRCGNNFCASHRYAETHGCTYDYKSAGRRYLQEANPVVNAPKLPKI